From Streptomyces sp. CMB-StM0423, a single genomic window includes:
- a CDS encoding NADH-quinone oxidoreductase subunit M, which produces MADSSFPLLTITAAVPAVGAIATAAVPAAKRELAKWLALGVSLATLVLAAVIAVRYDPDGDRFQLTESRAWIADFGVRYELGVDGIAVALVALTALLIPFVILAGWHDADPVETKSSRWRPTQGFFALILAVEAMVIVSFLATDVFLFYIFFEAMLIPMYFLIGGFGDKAHEHGEEEAARQRSYAAVKFLLYNLAGGLIMLAAVIGLFVVTNDQLGSGTFSLQEILQARANGDLDISTNTERLLFLGFFFAFAVKAPLWPLHTWLPNAMGESTPPVAVLITAVVDKVGTFAMLRFCLGLFPEASDWATPVVLVLALVSILYGALLAIGQRDIKRLIAYASISHFGFIVLGIFVMTSQGQAGATLYMVNHGISTAVLMLVAGFLITRRGSRLIADYGGVQKVAPVLAGTFLIGGMATLSLPGLAPFVSEFLVLVGTFSRYPAIGIIATVGIVLAAIYVLVLYQRTMTGPVTEKVAKLPDLRVREVLVVAPLIALLIGLGVYPKPLTEIVNPAVEHTMSDVQKSDPEPDVNPVEATHE; this is translated from the coding sequence ATGGCTGATTCTTCCTTCCCGCTGCTGACGATCACCGCGGCGGTCCCGGCCGTGGGCGCGATCGCCACCGCCGCGGTGCCCGCGGCCAAGCGCGAGCTGGCCAAGTGGCTCGCGCTCGGCGTGTCGCTGGCGACGCTGGTGCTGGCCGCGGTGATCGCGGTCCGGTACGACCCGGACGGCGACCGCTTCCAGCTCACCGAGTCGCGGGCGTGGATCGCCGACTTCGGGGTGAGATACGAGCTGGGTGTCGACGGCATCGCCGTCGCGCTGGTGGCGCTGACCGCGCTGCTGATCCCGTTCGTCATCCTCGCGGGCTGGCACGACGCGGACCCCGTCGAGACCAAGAGTTCCCGCTGGCGCCCCACCCAGGGCTTCTTCGCGCTGATCCTGGCCGTCGAGGCGATGGTGATCGTCAGCTTCCTGGCCACGGACGTCTTCCTCTTCTACATCTTCTTCGAAGCCATGCTCATCCCGATGTACTTCCTCATCGGCGGCTTCGGGGACAAGGCGCACGAACACGGCGAGGAAGAGGCGGCGCGGCAGCGCTCGTACGCGGCCGTGAAGTTCCTGCTGTACAACCTGGCCGGCGGCCTGATCATGCTGGCCGCGGTCATCGGCCTCTTCGTCGTCACCAACGACCAGCTCGGTTCCGGCACGTTCTCGCTCCAGGAGATCCTCCAGGCGCGCGCCAACGGCGACCTGGACATCTCGACGAACACCGAGCGGCTGCTCTTCCTCGGCTTCTTCTTCGCCTTCGCGGTGAAGGCGCCGCTGTGGCCGCTGCACACCTGGCTGCCCAACGCCATGGGCGAGTCCACCCCGCCGGTCGCCGTGCTCATCACCGCGGTGGTCGACAAGGTCGGCACGTTCGCCATGCTCCGCTTCTGCCTCGGGCTCTTCCCCGAGGCGAGCGACTGGGCGACGCCGGTGGTGCTGGTGCTCGCGCTGGTGAGCATCCTCTACGGTGCGCTGCTCGCAATCGGGCAGCGGGACATCAAGCGGCTGATCGCGTACGCCTCGATCTCCCACTTCGGCTTCATCGTGCTGGGCATCTTCGTGATGACCAGCCAGGGCCAGGCCGGGGCGACGCTGTACATGGTCAACCACGGCATCTCCACCGCCGTCCTGATGCTGGTGGCCGGGTTCCTCATCACCCGCCGCGGCTCGCGGCTCATCGCCGACTACGGCGGCGTGCAGAAGGTGGCACCGGTGCTGGCCGGCACCTTCCTGATCGGCGGCATGGCCACGCTGTCGCTGCCGGGGCTCGCGCCGTTCGTCAGCGAGTTCCTGGTGCTGGTGGGCACGTTCAGCCGCTACCCGGCGATCGGCATCATCGCCACCGTGGGCATCGTGCTGGCCGCGATCTACGTCCTCGTGCTGTACCAGCGGACGATGACGGGGCCGGTCACGGAGAAGGTCGCGAAGCTGCCCGACCTGCGGGTGCGCGAGGTGCTGGTGGTCGCGCCGCTGATCGCGCTGCTCATCGGCCTCGGCGTGTACCCGAAGCCGCTCACCGAG